The genomic DNA ATAGCGCGGAGCCCAAGGCCCCTGAGAACGCTCGCGCTGATGCTCTCGACACGGTCCCTTCTGAGCTCAAGCGTCAGGTTCCTGCTCCAGACCCCGAATACCTCAGCCTCGTCCGCTCCCAGGCCTAGCGCCCTCTCAAGCAGCCTCTCCGCAGAGATCTTCAGATCATCCGATGTACCTGAGATCCTCCTCGCCCCCGCTCTCATAGGGCACCTGTGCCCTCTCCATCTCCTGAAGCTTGCTCACTATCCTCTCCATCTCGGCGGCCCTCTCCTCGAGAGCTTGCGTCCTGACCTCTATACCGATCGCTTTGCAGAGGACCTTGAGAACAGCATGTGCGGACTTTGGATCTACCAGATACCCGCTTGTCGTGCCCATGAGGCATACGGCATCGATGCCCCTCAGGCCGCCAAGCCCCACCAGGAGACCGCTGACCCCGATGATCCCCCCTCCAGGCTCATTCTCGTGGAAGACCACGCCTAGACTCTTCATCTCCTCAACGAGCTCAGACCTGTTCGTTGCGCCGATCACCTGAGGCTCCACAAACTGGCCTGTTCCGTAGCCTCCAAGGGTGTAAATCCTCCTGACACCGAACTCCTCTGCTATGTCAAGAAATATGCCAGTGAGCTCGTAATGCCCCTCATTCGTGGCGCTCTGGTAATCGCCCACCAGGATCAGGAGATCCGGCTCTCCATCAGCTCCCTTGTATGCGTAGATCTCGTTCCTGACCTGCCTGACGGTGCCATCAGACTGGACCAGGACCTGCGGAGGGAAGTGCGGTGAATATATCTCGATGATCTTCTCAGCTTTGAGCTCTTCAATGAGGTGCTCAGCGACGAGCTTTCCAACATGTCCAACCCCGGGCAGGCCCTCCACCAGAATGGGGCTCTCGAGGGACAGATCCTTGAGCCTCCTAACAAAAGTCTTCTTCATGCTTTCTCCTCTTCCCGTCCGCTTTCAGAGAACAGAGCACGCCGGTACCTTCCATACCTGTCCTCTGGCGAGAACCTTGCCGGCTTCGTGCCGGTTGTGTGGGATCCACATCTCGGGCAGGTCTCCTTGAGAGTGTAGAGCCTGCACCGCTCGCATCTCAATATCTTGGATCTTACCAATGCTAGGCCTCTCTCACGAATGCGCCCTCTCCACCATGC from Methanothrix thermoacetophila PT includes the following:
- a CDS encoding proteasome assembly chaperone family protein, translated to MKKTFVRRLKDLSLESPILVEGLPGVGHVGKLVAEHLIEELKAEKIIEIYSPHFPPQVLVQSDGTVRQVRNEIYAYKGADGEPDLLILVGDYQSATNEGHYELTGIFLDIAEEFGVRRIYTLGGYGTGQFVEPQVIGATNRSELVEEMKSLGVVFHENEPGGGIIGVSGLLVGLGGLRGIDAVCLMGTTSGYLVDPKSAHAVLKVLCKAIGIEVRTQALEERAAEMERIVSKLQEMERAQVPYESGGEEDLRYIG
- a CDS encoding RNA-protein complex protein Nop10 → MVRSKILRCERCRLYTLKETCPRCGSHTTGTKPARFSPEDRYGRYRRALFSESGREEEKA